The following proteins are co-located in the Chaetodon auriga isolate fChaAug3 chromosome 23, fChaAug3.hap1, whole genome shotgun sequence genome:
- the LOC143315889 gene encoding plakophilin-4-like isoform X4, whose translation MEEGDAEGEGPQAVREGPSGHGLPSNANSTTTNNLLASVKEQELQFERLTRELEEERQIVASQLERCMLGAESPAGDSSSSSEKSFAWRSAGGESQGGVIEASGCPGRHLEAEEGLYLPEPDRASLHDSSGGHSAQMTSYSDSGYQDSSVSYYSNQNVVRSEPRASLSRSPRAEGQASGQVSSRMLRRMASLPSRSQSPGCGTAGTVSPSRVSLRTSQGSTYDSPILSEPKPLAAVFPGTSMPPSCPSPTSPTDGTQALGGGGGGVIGGGGGRLGSTLSLVEGRGLTGSPLRSGMTAVPQHYGSTLPRQSQPLAYGADPYGLYQRSALPRPDSLIGLHSSYAGHTGQIDPELRAALSPDCHMTPVFDERSFHSPLYHSPTHDPQGSLYRTNTGMGTLPRTTSHCGTLPYQRSSYGLSTAALYVDSYRVSGEPVFSHRHSGLVERVATRTPSIESIHKDPREFAWRDPELPEVIHMLQHHFPSVQANAAAYLQHLCYGDNRVKVEVCHLGGIQHLVDQLDHKVAEVQKSACGALRNLVYGKATDNNKVALRNCGGVPALLRLLRKTTDNEVRELVTGVLWNLSSCDAVKMTIIRDALSTLTNTVVIPHSGWSSVSHRDEHKVKFQSSLLLRNTTGCLRNLSSAGEEARSQLRCCEGLVDSLLHVLKACVNTSDYDSKIVENSVCTLRNLSYRLEVEMPSSRLLGNQELDNLLGFSSPAKELDYLCWGKRRRSRKRGGWPDDKWDGVGPIPGFSQSLRGAELLWHPMVVKPYLNLLAESSNPATLEGAAGSLQNLSAGNWKFSAYIRAAVRKEKGLPILVELLRMDNDRVVCSVATALRNMALDCRNKELIGKYAMRDLVNRLPGGSPSVLSDDTVASVCCTLHEVTSRNMENAKALADSGGIEKLVDISKGRGKGYSMKVVKAAAQVLNTLWQYRELRSLYKQDGWNYTHFVTPVSTLERDRYLSQPTLPTSPLQMSPVVQSGGSATSSPAMLGIRRHSKNYQRAQSSMQLDTYYGDNSLHKQQYTGSEKKTPYFIGTYSSQSGEDLRRSQHTEPFYDEPDRKNYNSYRMYLSSPQGYGEEQFEDEPVHLTPTSPDGYAGQSLRFKANTNYVDFYSTTRRPSNRANKFTGSPDSWV comes from the exons ATGGAGGAGGGGGACGCAGAGGGGGAAGGGCCCCAGGCCGTCAGAGAGGGGCCGAGCGGTCACGGCCTCCCGTCGAACGCTAAcagcaccaccaccaacaacctCCTGGCTTCTGTCAAAGAGCAG GAGCTTCAGTTTGAGCGGCTGACtcgggagctggaggaggagcggcAGATCGTGGCCAGCCAGCTGGagaggtgcatgctgggagcagAGTCGCCAGCAGGAGACAGTAGCAG CTCATCTGAGAAGTCGTTTGCATGGAGATCTGCAG GCGGAGAGTCGCAGGGCGGAGTCATCGAGGCGTCTGGATGTCCTGGTCGTCACCTGGAGGCGGAGGAGGGACTGTACCTGCCTGAACCAGACCGCGCCTCCCTGCATGACA gcTCAGGAGGTCACTCGGCCCAGATGACCTCGTACTCGGACAGCGGCTACCAGGACAGCAGCGTTAGTTATTACAGCAACCAGAACGTGGTGCGTTCAGAGCCGCGAGCCTCATTATCCAGAAGCCCAAGAGCTGAGGGTCAAGCCTCTGGGCAG GTGTCAAGCCGGATGTTACGGAGGATGGCGTCCCTCCCCTCCAGGAGCCAGTCTCCTGGTTGCGGCACTGCCGGCACCGTCTCGCCCTCCCGCGTCTCCCTGCGAACATCCCAAGGCAGCACCTACGATTCGCCCATCCTCTCGGAGCCCAAACCCCTGGCCGCCGTATTCCCCGGCACCAGCATGCCGCCCTCCTGCCCTTCGCCAACCTCCCCGACTGACGGCACGCAGGCCCTGGGTGGCGGGGGAGGAGGCGTGatcggaggaggaggcggtCGCCTGGGCTCCACCCTCTCTTTGGTGGAGGGGAGGGGTTTGACGGGGTCGCCGCTGCGTTCAGGGATGACGGCGGTGCCGCAGCACTACGGCTCCACGCTGCCCAGGCAGAGCCAGCCGCTGGCGTACGGAGCTGATCCATACGGCCTGTACCAGAGGAGCGCGCTGCCCCGCCCCGACAGCCTCATAG GCCTTCACAGCTCATACGCCGGCCACACGGGACAGATCGATCCAGAGCTGAGGGCGGCGTTGTCTCCGGACTGCCACATGACGCCTGTGTTCGACGAGCGCTCCTTCCACAGCCCCCTGTACCACAGCCCCACCCACGACCCCCAGGGCTCCCTCTACAGGACCAACACAG GTATGGGGACCCTCCCTCGGACCACAAGCCACTGCGGCACGCTGCCGTACCAAAGAAGCAGCTACGGGCTGAGCACCGCAGCTCTGTACGTCGACTCCTACAGGGTCTCCGGCGAGCCCGTCTTCTCCCACCGGCACTCTGGACTGGTGGAGCGGGTGGCCACGCGCACCCCCTCCATCGAGAGCATCCACAAAGACCCCCG GGAGTTCGCCTGGCGTGACCCCGAGCTGCCGGAGGTCATCCACATGCTGCAGCACCACTTCCCCTCTGTCCAGGCCAACGCCGCCGCCTACCTGCAGCACCTGTGTTACGGAGACAACCGGGTCAAGGTGGAG GTGTGTCACCTGGGAGGGATCCAGCACCTGGTGGACCAGCTGGATCACAAGGTGGCCGAGGTTCAGAAGAGCGCCTGCGGGGCCCTCAGGAACCTGGTGTACGGCAAGGCCACAGACAACAACAAGGTGGCGCTGAGGAACTGCGGCGGCGTGCCGGCGCTGCTGCGCCTCCTCAGGAAAACGACCGACAACGAAGTCCGCGAGCTGGTCACTG GCGTCCTGTGGAACCTCTCCTCGTGCGACGCCGTGAAGATGACCATCATCCGCGACGCTCTGTCCACGCTGACCAACACGGTCGTCATCCCCCACTCGGGCTGGAGCAGCGTCTCACACCGCGACGAGCACAAAGTCAAGTTCCagtcctccctgctgctgcgcAACACCACCGGCTGTCTGAG gaacCTGAGCTCAGCAGGGGAGGAGGCGAGGAGTCAGCTGCGTTGCTGTGAAGGTCTGGTCGACTCTCTGCTCCACGTCCTCAAAGCCTGCGTCAACACATCCGACTACGACAGCAAG ATTGTGGAGAACAGCGTCTGCACCCTGAGGAACCTCTCGTACCGGCTGGAGGTGGAGATGCCCTCCTCTCGTCTTCTCGGCAACCAGGAGCTGGACAACCTGCTGGGCTTCTCCTCCCCGGCCAAGGAGCTGGACTACCTCTGCTGGGGCAAGAGGAGGCGCAGCAGGAAGAGGGGCGGCTGGCCGGACGACAAG TGGGACGGCGTGGGGCCGATCCCGGGTTTCTCCCAGTCCCTGAGGGGGGCGGAGCTGCTGTGGCACCCGATGGTGGTGAAGCCGTACCTCAACCTGCTGGCCGAGAGCTCCAACCCCGCCACGCTGGAGGGCGCCGCCGGGTCGCTGCAGAACCTCTCCGCTGGAAACTGGAAG tTCTCGGCCTACATCCGAGCGGCGGTGCGTAAGGAGAAAGGTCTGCCCAtcctggtggagctgctgcgGATGGACAACGACCGTGTCGTCTGCTCCGTCGCCACCGCTCTCCGAAACATGGCGCTGGACTGCCGCAACAAGGAGCTGATag gaaaGTACGCCATGCGGGACCTGGTGAACCGGCTGCCCGGCGGCAGTCCGTCGGTGCTGTCGGACGACACGGTGGCGTCGGTCTGCTGCACGTTGCACGAGGTCACCAGCCGCAACATGGAGAACGCCAAAGCTTTAGCGGACAGCGGAGGCATCGAGAAGCTGGTGGACATCAGCAAAGGGCGAGGGAAAGG GTACTCGATGAAGGTTGTGAAGGCGGCAGCTCAGGTGTTGAACACGCTGTGGCAGTACAGAGAGCTGAGGAGCCTCTACAAACAG gacgGCTGGAACTACACCCACTTCGTCACTCCCGTCTCCACCTTGGAGCGGGACCGCTACCTTTCACAGCCCACCCTGCCCACCAGCCCGCTGCAGATGTCCCCTGTCGTCCAATCAG gtggtagtGCGACATCCTCGCCGGCGATGCTCGGCATCAGAAGACACAGTAAGAACTATCAGAGGGCGCAGTCATCTATGCAACTCGACACTTATTATGGAGACAACAGTTTACACAAACAGCAGTACACAG GGTCTGAGAAGAAAACTCCATATTTCATTGGGACATATTCATCCCAGTCAGGAGAGGATCTGAGAAGATCTCAG cacACAGAGCCATTTTACGATGAGCCCGACAGGAAGAACTACAACAGCTACAGAATGTACCTGTCGTCCCCGCAAGGCTACGGAGAGGAGCAGTTCGAGGACGAGCCGGTCCACCTGACCCCGACCTCCCCCGACGGCTACGCCGGCCAGTCGCTCCGATTCAAAGCCAACACCAACTACGTGGACTTCTACTCCACCACGCGGAGGCCTTCAAACAGGGCGAACAAGTTCACCGGCTCCCCCGACTCCTGggtgtga
- the LOC143315889 gene encoding plakophilin-4-like isoform X3, which produces MEEGDAEGEGPQAVREGPSGHGLPSNANSTTTNNLLASVKEQELQFERLTRELEEERQIVASQLERCMLGAESPAGDSSSSSEKSFAWRSAGGESQGGVIEASGCPGRHLEAEEGLYLPEPDRASLHDSEGSGGHSAQMTSYSDSGYQDSSVSYYSNQNVVRSEPRASLSRSPRAEGQASGQVSSRMLRRMASLPSRSQSPGCGTAGTVSPSRVSLRTSQGSTYDSPILSEPKPLAAVFPGTSMPPSCPSPTSPTDGTQALGGGGGGVIGGGGGRLGSTLSLVEGRGLTGSPLRSGMTAVPQHYGSTLPRQSQPLAYGADPYGLYQRSALPRPDSLIGLHSSYAGHTGQIDPELRAALSPDCHMTPVFDERSFHSPLYHSPTHDPQGSLYRTNTGMGTLPRTTSHCGTLPYQRSSYGLSTAALYVDSYRVSGEPVFSHRHSGLVERVATRTPSIESIHKDPREFAWRDPELPEVIHMLQHHFPSVQANAAAYLQHLCYGDNRVKVEVCHLGGIQHLVDQLDHKVAEVQKSACGALRNLVYGKATDNNKVALRNCGGVPALLRLLRKTTDNEVRELVTGVLWNLSSCDAVKMTIIRDALSTLTNTVVIPHSGWSSVSHRDEHKVKFQSSLLLRNTTGCLRNLSSAGEEARSQLRCCEGLVDSLLHVLKACVNTSDYDSKIVENSVCTLRNLSYRLEVEMPSSRLLGNQELDNLLGFSSPAKELDYLCWGKRRRSRKRGGWPDDKWDGVGPIPGFSQSLRGAELLWHPMVVKPYLNLLAESSNPATLEGAAGSLQNLSAGNWKFSAYIRAAVRKEKGLPILVELLRMDNDRVVCSVATALRNMALDCRNKELIGKYAMRDLVNRLPGGSPSVLSDDTVASVCCTLHEVTSRNMENAKALADSGGIEKLVDISKGRGKGYSMKVVKAAAQVLNTLWQYRELRSLYKQDGWNYTHFVTPVSTLERDRYLSQPTLPTSPLQMSPVVQSGGSATSSPAMLGIRRHSKNYQRAQSSMQLDTYYGDNSLHKQQYTGSEKKTPYFIGTYSSQSGEDLRRSQHTEPFYDEPDRKNYNSYRMYLSSPQGYGEEQFEDEPVHLTPTSPDGYAGQSLRFKANTNYVDFYSTTRRPSNRANKFTGSPDSWV; this is translated from the exons ATGGAGGAGGGGGACGCAGAGGGGGAAGGGCCCCAGGCCGTCAGAGAGGGGCCGAGCGGTCACGGCCTCCCGTCGAACGCTAAcagcaccaccaccaacaacctCCTGGCTTCTGTCAAAGAGCAG GAGCTTCAGTTTGAGCGGCTGACtcgggagctggaggaggagcggcAGATCGTGGCCAGCCAGCTGGagaggtgcatgctgggagcagAGTCGCCAGCAGGAGACAGTAGCAG CTCATCTGAGAAGTCGTTTGCATGGAGATCTGCAG GCGGAGAGTCGCAGGGCGGAGTCATCGAGGCGTCTGGATGTCCTGGTCGTCACCTGGAGGCGGAGGAGGGACTGTACCTGCCTGAACCAGACCGCGCCTCCCTGCATGACAGTGAGG gcTCAGGAGGTCACTCGGCCCAGATGACCTCGTACTCGGACAGCGGCTACCAGGACAGCAGCGTTAGTTATTACAGCAACCAGAACGTGGTGCGTTCAGAGCCGCGAGCCTCATTATCCAGAAGCCCAAGAGCTGAGGGTCAAGCCTCTGGGCAG GTGTCAAGCCGGATGTTACGGAGGATGGCGTCCCTCCCCTCCAGGAGCCAGTCTCCTGGTTGCGGCACTGCCGGCACCGTCTCGCCCTCCCGCGTCTCCCTGCGAACATCCCAAGGCAGCACCTACGATTCGCCCATCCTCTCGGAGCCCAAACCCCTGGCCGCCGTATTCCCCGGCACCAGCATGCCGCCCTCCTGCCCTTCGCCAACCTCCCCGACTGACGGCACGCAGGCCCTGGGTGGCGGGGGAGGAGGCGTGatcggaggaggaggcggtCGCCTGGGCTCCACCCTCTCTTTGGTGGAGGGGAGGGGTTTGACGGGGTCGCCGCTGCGTTCAGGGATGACGGCGGTGCCGCAGCACTACGGCTCCACGCTGCCCAGGCAGAGCCAGCCGCTGGCGTACGGAGCTGATCCATACGGCCTGTACCAGAGGAGCGCGCTGCCCCGCCCCGACAGCCTCATAG GCCTTCACAGCTCATACGCCGGCCACACGGGACAGATCGATCCAGAGCTGAGGGCGGCGTTGTCTCCGGACTGCCACATGACGCCTGTGTTCGACGAGCGCTCCTTCCACAGCCCCCTGTACCACAGCCCCACCCACGACCCCCAGGGCTCCCTCTACAGGACCAACACAG GTATGGGGACCCTCCCTCGGACCACAAGCCACTGCGGCACGCTGCCGTACCAAAGAAGCAGCTACGGGCTGAGCACCGCAGCTCTGTACGTCGACTCCTACAGGGTCTCCGGCGAGCCCGTCTTCTCCCACCGGCACTCTGGACTGGTGGAGCGGGTGGCCACGCGCACCCCCTCCATCGAGAGCATCCACAAAGACCCCCG GGAGTTCGCCTGGCGTGACCCCGAGCTGCCGGAGGTCATCCACATGCTGCAGCACCACTTCCCCTCTGTCCAGGCCAACGCCGCCGCCTACCTGCAGCACCTGTGTTACGGAGACAACCGGGTCAAGGTGGAG GTGTGTCACCTGGGAGGGATCCAGCACCTGGTGGACCAGCTGGATCACAAGGTGGCCGAGGTTCAGAAGAGCGCCTGCGGGGCCCTCAGGAACCTGGTGTACGGCAAGGCCACAGACAACAACAAGGTGGCGCTGAGGAACTGCGGCGGCGTGCCGGCGCTGCTGCGCCTCCTCAGGAAAACGACCGACAACGAAGTCCGCGAGCTGGTCACTG GCGTCCTGTGGAACCTCTCCTCGTGCGACGCCGTGAAGATGACCATCATCCGCGACGCTCTGTCCACGCTGACCAACACGGTCGTCATCCCCCACTCGGGCTGGAGCAGCGTCTCACACCGCGACGAGCACAAAGTCAAGTTCCagtcctccctgctgctgcgcAACACCACCGGCTGTCTGAG gaacCTGAGCTCAGCAGGGGAGGAGGCGAGGAGTCAGCTGCGTTGCTGTGAAGGTCTGGTCGACTCTCTGCTCCACGTCCTCAAAGCCTGCGTCAACACATCCGACTACGACAGCAAG ATTGTGGAGAACAGCGTCTGCACCCTGAGGAACCTCTCGTACCGGCTGGAGGTGGAGATGCCCTCCTCTCGTCTTCTCGGCAACCAGGAGCTGGACAACCTGCTGGGCTTCTCCTCCCCGGCCAAGGAGCTGGACTACCTCTGCTGGGGCAAGAGGAGGCGCAGCAGGAAGAGGGGCGGCTGGCCGGACGACAAG TGGGACGGCGTGGGGCCGATCCCGGGTTTCTCCCAGTCCCTGAGGGGGGCGGAGCTGCTGTGGCACCCGATGGTGGTGAAGCCGTACCTCAACCTGCTGGCCGAGAGCTCCAACCCCGCCACGCTGGAGGGCGCCGCCGGGTCGCTGCAGAACCTCTCCGCTGGAAACTGGAAG tTCTCGGCCTACATCCGAGCGGCGGTGCGTAAGGAGAAAGGTCTGCCCAtcctggtggagctgctgcgGATGGACAACGACCGTGTCGTCTGCTCCGTCGCCACCGCTCTCCGAAACATGGCGCTGGACTGCCGCAACAAGGAGCTGATag gaaaGTACGCCATGCGGGACCTGGTGAACCGGCTGCCCGGCGGCAGTCCGTCGGTGCTGTCGGACGACACGGTGGCGTCGGTCTGCTGCACGTTGCACGAGGTCACCAGCCGCAACATGGAGAACGCCAAAGCTTTAGCGGACAGCGGAGGCATCGAGAAGCTGGTGGACATCAGCAAAGGGCGAGGGAAAGG GTACTCGATGAAGGTTGTGAAGGCGGCAGCTCAGGTGTTGAACACGCTGTGGCAGTACAGAGAGCTGAGGAGCCTCTACAAACAG gacgGCTGGAACTACACCCACTTCGTCACTCCCGTCTCCACCTTGGAGCGGGACCGCTACCTTTCACAGCCCACCCTGCCCACCAGCCCGCTGCAGATGTCCCCTGTCGTCCAATCAG gtggtagtGCGACATCCTCGCCGGCGATGCTCGGCATCAGAAGACACAGTAAGAACTATCAGAGGGCGCAGTCATCTATGCAACTCGACACTTATTATGGAGACAACAGTTTACACAAACAGCAGTACACAG GGTCTGAGAAGAAAACTCCATATTTCATTGGGACATATTCATCCCAGTCAGGAGAGGATCTGAGAAGATCTCAG cacACAGAGCCATTTTACGATGAGCCCGACAGGAAGAACTACAACAGCTACAGAATGTACCTGTCGTCCCCGCAAGGCTACGGAGAGGAGCAGTTCGAGGACGAGCCGGTCCACCTGACCCCGACCTCCCCCGACGGCTACGCCGGCCAGTCGCTCCGATTCAAAGCCAACACCAACTACGTGGACTTCTACTCCACCACGCGGAGGCCTTCAAACAGGGCGAACAAGTTCACCGGCTCCCCCGACTCCTGggtgtga
- the LOC143315889 gene encoding plakophilin-4-like isoform X7: protein MEEGDAEGEGPQAVREGPSGHGLPSNANSTTTNNLLASVKEQELQFERLTRELEEERQIVASQLERCMLGAESPAGDSSSSSEKSFAWRSAGGESQGGVIEASGCPGRHLEAEEGLYLPEPDRASLHDSSGGHSAQMTSYSDSGYQDSSVSYYSNQNVVRSEPRASLSRSPRAEGQASGQVSSRMLRRMASLPSRSQSPGCGTAGTVSPSRVSLRTSQGSTYDSPILSEPKPLAAVFPGTSMPPSCPSPTSPTDGTQALGGGGGGVIGGGGGRLGSTLSLVEGRGLTGSPLRSGMTAVPQHYGSTLPRQSQPLAYGADPYGLYQRSALPRPDSLIGLHSSYAGHTGQIDPELRAALSPDCHMTPVFDERSFHSPLYHSPTHDPQGSLYRTNTGMGTLPRTTSHCGTLPYQRSSYGLSTAALYVDSYRVSGEPVFSHRHSGLVERVATRTPSIESIHKDPREFAWRDPELPEVIHMLQHHFPSVQANAAAYLQHLCYGDNRVKVEVCHLGGIQHLVDQLDHKVAEVQKSACGALRNLVYGKATDNNKVALRNCGGVPALLRLLRKTTDNEVRELVTGVLWNLSSCDAVKMTIIRDALSTLTNTVVIPHSGWSSVSHRDEHKVKFQSSLLLRNTTGCLRNLSSAGEEARSQLRCCEGLVDSLLHVLKACVNTSDYDSKIVENSVCTLRNLSYRLEVEMPSSRLLGNQELDNLLGFSSPAKELDYLCWGKRRRSRKRGGWPDDKWDGVGPIPGFSQSLRGAELLWHPMVVKPYLNLLAESSNPATLEGAAGSLQNLSAGNWKFSAYIRAAVRKEKGLPILVELLRMDNDRVVCSVATALRNMALDCRNKELIGKYAMRDLVNRLPGGSPSVLSDDTVASVCCTLHEVTSRNMENAKALADSGGIEKLVDISKGRGKGYSMKVVKAAAQVLNTLWQYRELRSLYKQDGWNYTHFVTPVSTLERDRYLSQPTLPTSPLQMSPVVQSGGSATSSPAMLGIRRHRSEKKTPYFIGTYSSQSGEDLRRSQHTEPFYDEPDRKNYNSYRMYLSSPQGYGEEQFEDEPVHLTPTSPDGYAGQSLRFKANTNYVDFYSTTRRPSNRANKFTGSPDSWV, encoded by the exons ATGGAGGAGGGGGACGCAGAGGGGGAAGGGCCCCAGGCCGTCAGAGAGGGGCCGAGCGGTCACGGCCTCCCGTCGAACGCTAAcagcaccaccaccaacaacctCCTGGCTTCTGTCAAAGAGCAG GAGCTTCAGTTTGAGCGGCTGACtcgggagctggaggaggagcggcAGATCGTGGCCAGCCAGCTGGagaggtgcatgctgggagcagAGTCGCCAGCAGGAGACAGTAGCAG CTCATCTGAGAAGTCGTTTGCATGGAGATCTGCAG GCGGAGAGTCGCAGGGCGGAGTCATCGAGGCGTCTGGATGTCCTGGTCGTCACCTGGAGGCGGAGGAGGGACTGTACCTGCCTGAACCAGACCGCGCCTCCCTGCATGACA gcTCAGGAGGTCACTCGGCCCAGATGACCTCGTACTCGGACAGCGGCTACCAGGACAGCAGCGTTAGTTATTACAGCAACCAGAACGTGGTGCGTTCAGAGCCGCGAGCCTCATTATCCAGAAGCCCAAGAGCTGAGGGTCAAGCCTCTGGGCAG GTGTCAAGCCGGATGTTACGGAGGATGGCGTCCCTCCCCTCCAGGAGCCAGTCTCCTGGTTGCGGCACTGCCGGCACCGTCTCGCCCTCCCGCGTCTCCCTGCGAACATCCCAAGGCAGCACCTACGATTCGCCCATCCTCTCGGAGCCCAAACCCCTGGCCGCCGTATTCCCCGGCACCAGCATGCCGCCCTCCTGCCCTTCGCCAACCTCCCCGACTGACGGCACGCAGGCCCTGGGTGGCGGGGGAGGAGGCGTGatcggaggaggaggcggtCGCCTGGGCTCCACCCTCTCTTTGGTGGAGGGGAGGGGTTTGACGGGGTCGCCGCTGCGTTCAGGGATGACGGCGGTGCCGCAGCACTACGGCTCCACGCTGCCCAGGCAGAGCCAGCCGCTGGCGTACGGAGCTGATCCATACGGCCTGTACCAGAGGAGCGCGCTGCCCCGCCCCGACAGCCTCATAG GCCTTCACAGCTCATACGCCGGCCACACGGGACAGATCGATCCAGAGCTGAGGGCGGCGTTGTCTCCGGACTGCCACATGACGCCTGTGTTCGACGAGCGCTCCTTCCACAGCCCCCTGTACCACAGCCCCACCCACGACCCCCAGGGCTCCCTCTACAGGACCAACACAG GTATGGGGACCCTCCCTCGGACCACAAGCCACTGCGGCACGCTGCCGTACCAAAGAAGCAGCTACGGGCTGAGCACCGCAGCTCTGTACGTCGACTCCTACAGGGTCTCCGGCGAGCCCGTCTTCTCCCACCGGCACTCTGGACTGGTGGAGCGGGTGGCCACGCGCACCCCCTCCATCGAGAGCATCCACAAAGACCCCCG GGAGTTCGCCTGGCGTGACCCCGAGCTGCCGGAGGTCATCCACATGCTGCAGCACCACTTCCCCTCTGTCCAGGCCAACGCCGCCGCCTACCTGCAGCACCTGTGTTACGGAGACAACCGGGTCAAGGTGGAG GTGTGTCACCTGGGAGGGATCCAGCACCTGGTGGACCAGCTGGATCACAAGGTGGCCGAGGTTCAGAAGAGCGCCTGCGGGGCCCTCAGGAACCTGGTGTACGGCAAGGCCACAGACAACAACAAGGTGGCGCTGAGGAACTGCGGCGGCGTGCCGGCGCTGCTGCGCCTCCTCAGGAAAACGACCGACAACGAAGTCCGCGAGCTGGTCACTG GCGTCCTGTGGAACCTCTCCTCGTGCGACGCCGTGAAGATGACCATCATCCGCGACGCTCTGTCCACGCTGACCAACACGGTCGTCATCCCCCACTCGGGCTGGAGCAGCGTCTCACACCGCGACGAGCACAAAGTCAAGTTCCagtcctccctgctgctgcgcAACACCACCGGCTGTCTGAG gaacCTGAGCTCAGCAGGGGAGGAGGCGAGGAGTCAGCTGCGTTGCTGTGAAGGTCTGGTCGACTCTCTGCTCCACGTCCTCAAAGCCTGCGTCAACACATCCGACTACGACAGCAAG ATTGTGGAGAACAGCGTCTGCACCCTGAGGAACCTCTCGTACCGGCTGGAGGTGGAGATGCCCTCCTCTCGTCTTCTCGGCAACCAGGAGCTGGACAACCTGCTGGGCTTCTCCTCCCCGGCCAAGGAGCTGGACTACCTCTGCTGGGGCAAGAGGAGGCGCAGCAGGAAGAGGGGCGGCTGGCCGGACGACAAG TGGGACGGCGTGGGGCCGATCCCGGGTTTCTCCCAGTCCCTGAGGGGGGCGGAGCTGCTGTGGCACCCGATGGTGGTGAAGCCGTACCTCAACCTGCTGGCCGAGAGCTCCAACCCCGCCACGCTGGAGGGCGCCGCCGGGTCGCTGCAGAACCTCTCCGCTGGAAACTGGAAG tTCTCGGCCTACATCCGAGCGGCGGTGCGTAAGGAGAAAGGTCTGCCCAtcctggtggagctgctgcgGATGGACAACGACCGTGTCGTCTGCTCCGTCGCCACCGCTCTCCGAAACATGGCGCTGGACTGCCGCAACAAGGAGCTGATag gaaaGTACGCCATGCGGGACCTGGTGAACCGGCTGCCCGGCGGCAGTCCGTCGGTGCTGTCGGACGACACGGTGGCGTCGGTCTGCTGCACGTTGCACGAGGTCACCAGCCGCAACATGGAGAACGCCAAAGCTTTAGCGGACAGCGGAGGCATCGAGAAGCTGGTGGACATCAGCAAAGGGCGAGGGAAAGG GTACTCGATGAAGGTTGTGAAGGCGGCAGCTCAGGTGTTGAACACGCTGTGGCAGTACAGAGAGCTGAGGAGCCTCTACAAACAG gacgGCTGGAACTACACCCACTTCGTCACTCCCGTCTCCACCTTGGAGCGGGACCGCTACCTTTCACAGCCCACCCTGCCCACCAGCCCGCTGCAGATGTCCCCTGTCGTCCAATCAG gtggtagtGCGACATCCTCGCCGGCGATGCTCGGCATCAGAAGACACA GGTCTGAGAAGAAAACTCCATATTTCATTGGGACATATTCATCCCAGTCAGGAGAGGATCTGAGAAGATCTCAG cacACAGAGCCATTTTACGATGAGCCCGACAGGAAGAACTACAACAGCTACAGAATGTACCTGTCGTCCCCGCAAGGCTACGGAGAGGAGCAGTTCGAGGACGAGCCGGTCCACCTGACCCCGACCTCCCCCGACGGCTACGCCGGCCAGTCGCTCCGATTCAAAGCCAACACCAACTACGTGGACTTCTACTCCACCACGCGGAGGCCTTCAAACAGGGCGAACAAGTTCACCGGCTCCCCCGACTCCTGggtgtga